The following proteins are encoded in a genomic region of Thermocrinis sp.:
- a CDS encoding M48 family metalloprotease, producing the protein MKARFLILIFTVFLISCAPSTSSSFTLLPERKEIEIGQSYIPVAIEEFDGLYSHREVQDYLSQLGNRLAKHTQRKLPYKFYLVNSEQVNAFALPGGPVFITVGLLFQLENESQLASVLGHELGHINARHHARFLEKMVALNILLNIGSVLISDKPYGQVLIQFGHIGAQLLSLKFSRDQEREADRFGIDYTIKAGYDPNGLIEVFHIFKRLEKDRPPEWLSTHPLPETRIREGAKYISSLSLSGSLIKDSQDFQRVKAIVQSTKPSLDEFYKGKKLYKEGRKDLAYRHFFRSVELWDKNYMPMVYLSIMLLDYGRVKEAFEYASRSYSIAPNVFSTNYVMGLVQFTKGDHRDSIKYLEEARKLIPDYPDVYYYLGRNWEALGDRRKAFENYKTAVELSDGKRPWESDARERLKRL; encoded by the coding sequence ATGAAAGCAAGGTTTCTCATTTTAATATTCACAGTTTTTTTAATAAGCTGTGCCCCTTCTACAAGTTCCTCTTTTACTCTCCTTCCAGAAAGAAAGGAAATAGAAATAGGACAAAGCTATATCCCCGTTGCCATAGAAGAGTTTGATGGTCTATATTCCCACAGAGAGGTTCAAGACTACCTTAGCCAACTTGGAAATAGGCTTGCAAAACACACCCAAAGAAAACTGCCTTACAAATTCTATCTGGTAAATTCTGAGCAGGTTAATGCTTTTGCCCTTCCAGGAGGACCGGTTTTTATAACGGTTGGGCTACTTTTTCAGCTTGAAAACGAAAGCCAGTTAGCCAGCGTTTTGGGACACGAGCTTGGGCACATAAACGCCAGACACCACGCAAGATTCCTTGAAAAGATGGTAGCCCTAAACATCCTTCTAAACATAGGTTCCGTATTAATTTCAGACAAACCCTACGGACAAGTTCTTATACAGTTTGGTCACATAGGAGCCCAACTTTTATCCCTTAAATTTAGCAGAGACCAAGAAAGAGAAGCAGATAGGTTTGGTATAGACTACACTATAAAAGCAGGATACGATCCAAACGGCCTAATAGAGGTCTTTCATATATTCAAGAGGTTAGAAAAGGACAGACCACCCGAATGGCTCTCTACCCATCCACTTCCCGAAACCAGAATAAGGGAAGGCGCCAAGTATATTAGCTCTCTTTCCTTGTCTGGAAGTCTAATCAAAGACAGCCAAGATTTTCAGAGAGTTAAAGCAATAGTGCAGAGCACAAAGCCTTCTTTAGATGAGTTTTATAAGGGAAAGAAACTATACAAAGAGGGAAGAAAGGATTTGGCTTACAGGCACTTTTTTAGGTCTGTAGAGCTTTGGGACAAGAATTATATGCCCATGGTCTATCTGTCCATAATGCTTTTGGATTATGGAAGAGTTAAGGAAGCTTTTGAATACGCAAGCAGGTCTTATTCAATCGCACCCAATGTATTTTCTACCAATTATGTAATGGGTTTGGTGCAGTTTACAAAAGGAGACCACAGAGATTCAATCAAATACCTTGAAGAAGCGCGTAAGTTGATCCCAGACTATCCGGATGTCTATTACTACTTGGGAAGAAACTGGGAAGCTCTGGGAGACAGGCGGAAGGCTTTTGAGAACTACAAAACGGCGGTTGAGCTTTCGGATGGAAAAAGGCCGTGGGAATCAGATGCAAGGGAAAGGTTGAAAAGGTTGTAA
- a CDS encoding alpha-D-ribose 1-methylphosphonate 5-phosphate C-P-lyase PhnJ — MKLNYNFAFLDETTKREIRRTILKAIAIPGYQVPFASRELPIAKGWGTGGLQITLSIIGPDDVLKVIDQGCDYSVNAVNIRKFIKAMTGVETTTDTTKATIIQTRHRIPEEPLRQDQILVLQVPYPEPLRLVEPSEEETRRMHAEMDYGKMYLYLYEDILRYGEITIGARYPVLVNKRYIMDPTPIPRWDVPKLNMADNLFLFGAGREKKIYAVPPYTTVEPLEFEDFKFRVEDFSGKACYKCGATDTFLDEIVEDGTGRRLYACSDTSYCEKRMEAIRHARSSKGF, encoded by the coding sequence ATGAAGCTTAACTACAACTTTGCCTTTTTGGACGAAACCACCAAAAGAGAAATAAGGCGAACTATTCTAAAAGCCATAGCCATACCGGGCTACCAGGTTCCCTTTGCGTCAAGGGAGCTTCCCATAGCCAAAGGTTGGGGTACAGGAGGTCTTCAGATAACCCTGTCTATCATCGGTCCTGACGATGTGCTAAAGGTCATAGACCAAGGCTGTGATTACAGTGTAAATGCGGTAAATATTAGAAAGTTTATCAAGGCTATGACCGGTGTAGAGACGACTACGGATACCACAAAGGCAACGATCATTCAGACCAGACACAGAATCCCGGAGGAACCTTTACGACAAGACCAAATCCTCGTTCTTCAGGTGCCCTATCCAGAGCCCCTAAGGCTTGTTGAGCCAAGCGAAGAGGAAACCAGAAGAATGCACGCGGAAATGGACTACGGAAAGATGTATCTTTACCTTTACGAGGATATTCTAAGATACGGAGAGATAACCATAGGTGCCAGGTATCCAGTGCTGGTAAATAAACGATACATCATGGATCCAACTCCTATACCCAGGTGGGACGTGCCAAAGCTCAATATGGCAGACAACCTCTTCCTCTTTGGAGCAGGAAGAGAGAAGAAAATATACGCGGTACCCCCATACACAACAGTTGAACCTCTGGAGTTTGAAGACTTCAAATTCAGAGTGGAAGACTTTAGTGGCAAAGCTTGTTACAAGTGTGGTGCGACGGATACCTTCTTGGACGAGATCGTGGAAGATGGCACTGGAAGAAGGCTTTATGCCTGCTCAGACACAAGCTACTGTGAAAAAAGAATGGAGGCTATCAGACATGCGCGTAGTTCTAAGGGTTTCTAA
- a CDS encoding ATP-binding cassette domain-containing protein, whose product MLLKVENLSKNFELKVGQRKTIESINGISFELEEGEFLALYGPSGAGKSTILKCIYRTYIPTEGHILYNSYKYGLVALERAPDWQIIELRRREIGYVSQFFSVIPRVSAVDIVAEPLVRYFGLDEKEAREMAGWLLRRLGIPSNLLDAYPSTFSGGEQQKVNIARAIIWKPRLLLLDEPTASLDDKSARIVLEILKELKEEGVGMIGIFHNKDHLKAIADRILEVRKHARVFD is encoded by the coding sequence ATGCTTCTGAAGGTAGAGAACTTATCAAAAAACTTTGAGCTTAAGGTAGGTCAAAGAAAGACAATAGAGAGCATCAACGGAATAAGCTTTGAGTTGGAAGAAGGGGAGTTTTTGGCTCTTTACGGACCAAGTGGGGCGGGCAAAAGCACCATCCTAAAGTGTATATATCGCACTTATATACCAACAGAGGGTCATATTCTTTACAACTCTTACAAATACGGATTGGTTGCTTTAGAAAGGGCTCCCGACTGGCAAATAATAGAACTAAGAAGGAGAGAGATAGGATACGTCTCCCAGTTTTTCAGCGTTATTCCCAGGGTGTCTGCAGTGGATATAGTGGCGGAACCTCTTGTTAGATACTTTGGGTTGGATGAAAAGGAAGCAAGAGAGATGGCAGGATGGCTCTTAAGAAGGCTTGGCATACCATCCAATCTGCTTGATGCCTATCCATCTACCTTTAGCGGTGGAGAACAGCAGAAGGTAAACATCGCCAGAGCTATAATATGGAAGCCAAGACTTCTGCTTCTTGACGAGCCTACCGCTTCTTTGGACGATAAATCCGCAAGGATAGTGCTGGAAATTCTAAAGGAGCTAAAGGAGGAGGGAGTGGGAATGATAGGTATATTCCACAACAAAGATCACCTGAAAGCGATCGCAGATAGAATCTTGGAGGTGAGAAAACATGCGCGAGTTTTTGATTGA
- the phnD gene encoding phosphonate ABC transporter substrate-binding protein, with protein MKGMLRTLLVTLLSALVWSTSYASEKKCLVMGLIPAEDPKSMIERYKPMKEWMEKDMGMCIEMFTATDYTGVIEAMRAKKVDFAWFGAFSYVLANERAGAEAFAVGVDEKGRTTYRSYLVATPEVAKALGITKPLEGESGLKALKEMLEKHKAKFKFAFTDPASTSGYAIPYYYMAKTGIEPKEYFKSVSFVGTHDAAELAIFKKTLDIVADNDITYYKLLGEGKITKESNVVIWMSPEIPGPPMAYRKDLPENVKEALRRSITRVPRDVVAGYGKIVGYKLVSDEDYAIIKEVKKFIDAQKGK; from the coding sequence ATGAAGGGAATGCTTAGAACCTTACTTGTAACTCTCTTGAGTGCGCTTGTGTGGAGTACATCTTATGCCTCAGAAAAAAAGTGTTTGGTAATGGGTCTTATACCTGCAGAGGATCCTAAGTCCATGATTGAGCGATACAAGCCTATGAAAGAGTGGATGGAAAAGGACATGGGGATGTGCATTGAGATGTTCACAGCAACTGACTACACGGGAGTTATTGAAGCTATGAGGGCAAAGAAAGTGGATTTTGCGTGGTTTGGAGCTTTCTCTTATGTGCTGGCAAACGAAAGAGCGGGTGCGGAGGCTTTCGCTGTGGGAGTTGATGAAAAGGGAAGGACTACCTACAGATCTTATCTTGTGGCAACGCCAGAGGTAGCAAAAGCTCTTGGTATTACCAAGCCCCTTGAAGGAGAAAGTGGCCTTAAAGCCCTAAAGGAAATGCTTGAAAAACACAAAGCAAAATTCAAATTTGCTTTCACAGACCCGGCATCCACCTCTGGATACGCGATCCCTTACTACTACATGGCCAAGACTGGTATTGAGCCCAAGGAATACTTCAAGAGTGTAAGCTTTGTTGGAACCCACGACGCAGCGGAGTTAGCAATCTTCAAAAAGACTTTGGATATAGTAGCTGACAACGACATAACCTACTACAAGCTCTTAGGGGAAGGTAAGATCACAAAGGAGAGCAACGTGGTTATATGGATGTCTCCAGAAATACCAGGTCCTCCTATGGCTTACAGAAAGGACTTACCAGAAAACGTCAAGGAAGCTCTCAGAAGGTCTATCACCAGAGTACCAAGGGATGTGGTAGCAGGATACGGAAAGATAGTAGGATATAAGCTCGTCTCAGATGAAGACTATGCGATCATAAAGGAAGTGAAGAAGTTTATAGACGCTCAGAAGGGCAAGTAA
- the phnC gene encoding phosphonate ABC transporter ATP-binding protein — protein sequence MEVQGMLFLNNINKSFGKKKVLDNVSLQVKRGEVLALIGPSGSGKTTLLRVINGFVLPDGGDFYFDGTKVDFRKKEMLRNIRKRIGKIYQQFNLVERVTALENVMMGALGKYDRGIDYLMTSIGYFPKEVKEKALYLLEYVGLADHAYTRVDRLSGGQKQRVAIARALMQDPEVLLADEPISNLDPGTSRKIINLLLRISAEKGITLICVLHHLYYVQEFDRVVALKDGKLYFDGPQSDFSLDMARELYETELEEVYFEV from the coding sequence ATGGAGGTGCAAGGTATGCTGTTCCTTAACAACATAAACAAAAGCTTTGGTAAAAAGAAGGTGTTGGATAATGTTTCCTTGCAGGTCAAGAGAGGAGAGGTCCTTGCCCTCATTGGTCCAAGCGGGTCTGGTAAGACCACCCTTTTGAGAGTTATCAACGGCTTTGTCCTTCCCGATGGGGGAGACTTTTATTTTGATGGTACGAAGGTGGATTTTCGCAAAAAGGAAATGCTGAGAAACATCCGCAAAAGAATTGGGAAAATCTACCAGCAGTTTAACCTCGTGGAAAGGGTGACCGCTTTAGAAAACGTGATGATGGGAGCCTTGGGTAAATACGACAGAGGAATAGATTATCTAATGACCAGCATAGGCTACTTCCCAAAGGAAGTTAAAGAAAAGGCTCTCTATCTTTTGGAATACGTAGGTCTTGCAGACCACGCATACACCAGAGTAGATAGACTGAGCGGTGGTCAAAAGCAAAGGGTAGCCATAGCCAGGGCGCTTATGCAGGACCCGGAAGTCTTGCTTGCGGATGAGCCTATCTCCAACTTGGACCCAGGGACAAGCAGAAAGATAATAAACCTGCTTCTGAGAATAAGTGCGGAAAAAGGTATAACCCTGATCTGTGTGCTTCATCATCTTTACTACGTTCAAGAGTTTGACAGAGTGGTGGCACTAAAGGATGGAAAGCTATACTTTGACGGACCTCAGTCAGACTTTAGCTTAGACATGGCGAGGGAGCTTTACGAGACAGAGTTGGAGGAAGTATACTTTGAGGTATAG
- the phnE gene encoding phosphonate ABC transporter, permease protein PhnE, whose translation MRYSLPTPSFKYLWWLLFLVVLYYSFRFSKFDVFALVGGFSNSLAIIEEMIPPQFSNLENIINLTFQTVAIGLWGTIIGSILSLPVGFLSARNTSPNLLVYYTFRGLVNFLRSIPELLYALILVIAFGVGPLPGIIALAISTVGLLGKFYSEAIESIDQKPVEALQSTGSRSIAVFRHAIIPQVLPLFVGYNLYLLDHNIRVAMILGVVGAGGLGVEFYSQMRAFNYPQVGAILVVIVLVISLIDRLSAKLREDIQQYKLLAYHTKTKDLILLASTFIVALVSLKFLPIDTSELVRGFKNLLPLIGEFFKLDFSELKTYVLLMLETVAIGITGTAIAVLLSVPLGMLMARNLITNFFVNNVAREIANFLRAIPELVLALIFVGAVGLGPFAGVLAIALHTTGFLSKFYAEAIENLDYRPIEALEAVGARLTQTIRHAVMPMILPLFNSYNLYILDRNVRAATVMGVVGAGGIGFELVMRIKLLEFEKVSVMILVILFTLALIDYFSSYLRSRLV comes from the coding sequence TTGAGGTATAGTCTTCCAACTCCTTCCTTCAAATACCTTTGGTGGCTCTTGTTTTTAGTAGTCCTTTACTACTCCTTTAGATTTTCAAAGTTTGATGTCTTTGCCCTGGTGGGGGGATTTTCCAACTCCTTGGCTATAATTGAGGAAATGATACCACCGCAGTTTAGTAACCTGGAAAACATAATAAATCTTACTTTCCAGACTGTAGCCATAGGTCTTTGGGGAACCATAATAGGAAGTATTCTTTCCCTTCCGGTGGGTTTTTTGTCTGCCAGAAACACTTCACCAAACCTTCTTGTTTATTACACCTTTCGCGGGCTGGTGAATTTCTTAAGGTCTATTCCAGAGCTTCTCTATGCACTCATCTTGGTGATAGCCTTTGGCGTTGGACCTTTGCCCGGAATTATAGCCCTTGCTATTTCTACGGTTGGTCTTCTCGGCAAGTTCTATTCGGAGGCAATAGAAAGCATAGACCAAAAGCCCGTGGAAGCTCTGCAGTCTACAGGTAGCAGAAGCATTGCGGTCTTTAGACATGCCATAATACCCCAGGTACTTCCCCTTTTCGTTGGATACAACCTATACCTCCTGGACCACAACATCAGAGTGGCTATGATCTTAGGGGTAGTGGGAGCAGGTGGCCTTGGAGTTGAGTTTTACAGCCAGATGAGGGCCTTTAACTATCCTCAGGTGGGAGCTATACTTGTAGTAATAGTATTAGTGATATCCTTAATAGACAGGCTTTCCGCCAAGCTAAGAGAAGACATACAGCAGTATAAGCTCTTGGCATACCACACGAAGACCAAAGACCTAATTCTACTTGCATCTACCTTCATAGTTGCCTTAGTGTCCTTGAAGTTTTTACCCATTGATACTTCAGAGCTGGTAAGAGGTTTTAAAAACCTACTGCCCTTGATTGGAGAGTTTTTCAAACTTGATTTTAGCGAGCTCAAAACTTACGTCCTGCTCATGCTTGAAACTGTAGCTATCGGCATAACCGGGACAGCCATAGCGGTTTTACTGTCCGTTCCTCTGGGGATGCTTATGGCAAGAAATTTGATAACTAACTTCTTCGTGAATAATGTTGCAAGGGAAATAGCAAACTTTTTGAGGGCTATACCTGAACTTGTGCTGGCTTTGATCTTTGTTGGCGCAGTGGGGCTTGGTCCCTTTGCGGGTGTCTTGGCCATAGCCTTGCATACGACGGGCTTTTTGTCTAAGTTTTACGCAGAAGCTATAGAGAACTTGGACTACAGACCAATAGAAGCCTTAGAAGCTGTAGGAGCCAGGCTAACCCAGACCATAAGACATGCGGTAATGCCTATGATCCTTCCACTTTTCAATAGCTATAACCTTTACATACTGGACAGAAACGTAAGAGCTGCCACTGTAATGGGAGTGGTGGGAGCGGGGGGAATAGGTTTTGAACTTGTGATGAGGATAAAACTCCTTGAATTTGAGAAAGTATCCGTGATGATACTAGTCATACTCTTCACCTTAGCGCTCATAGACTATTTCTCTAGTTATCTGAGGAGTAGGTTGGTATGA
- a CDS encoding carbon-phosphorus lyase complex subunit PhnI — MGYVAVRGGEKAIEYACKLLEYQRLKGKSKLLSVDQIAEQLYFLVDRVMSEGSLYAPKLAALAIKQAAGDLLEASFILRASRNTLPSLGYSLPIKTNKMRIIRRISAAFKDIPGGQILGPTSDYCLRLFRFELLEENEDKRKKFMKELLGELGEEDLPVEFPKIVEILRKEGLVVEAPSHQSTEFVDITKEAVSSFPPPRSALLQAMARAETGGLLLLAYSNMRGYGDIHPTVAELRVGYAPVTVLHPYTGEEIYVGEVKITEVELVAKIESQEGMPKFSLGYGACFGHNETKAICMAVLDKAMQTQEPKNPSEDSEFVFYHIDSIDSMGFANHYKLPHYVTFQSDLDRLRKIQSQFTGVKNEA, encoded by the coding sequence ATGGGTTACGTAGCGGTTAGAGGTGGTGAAAAAGCCATAGAATACGCCTGTAAGCTTTTAGAGTATCAAAGGCTTAAGGGAAAGTCAAAACTGCTATCCGTTGATCAGATAGCTGAACAGCTTTACTTCTTGGTTGATAGGGTTATGTCTGAAGGGTCCCTTTACGCTCCAAAGCTCGCTGCCTTAGCCATCAAGCAGGCGGCGGGAGATCTCCTTGAAGCCTCTTTTATTCTGAGAGCCAGCAGAAACACTCTTCCCAGTTTAGGATACTCCCTACCCATCAAGACGAACAAAATGAGGATAATAAGGAGAATTTCCGCAGCTTTTAAAGACATTCCTGGGGGACAGATTTTGGGACCCACCTCAGACTACTGCCTTAGACTGTTTAGATTTGAGCTTTTGGAAGAAAACGAAGATAAAAGAAAAAAGTTTATGAAGGAACTTTTAGGTGAATTGGGAGAAGAAGATCTACCTGTCGAGTTTCCCAAGATTGTAGAAATTCTCAGAAAAGAAGGGCTTGTGGTAGAAGCACCCTCTCATCAATCTACAGAGTTTGTGGATATTACGAAAGAGGCAGTAAGTAGCTTTCCCCCTCCAAGAAGTGCCCTTTTGCAAGCTATGGCCAGAGCAGAAACGGGAGGACTTTTGCTTCTTGCTTACTCCAACATGAGGGGCTACGGAGACATACATCCTACCGTAGCAGAGCTAAGGGTGGGCTATGCGCCAGTGACCGTGCTTCACCCTTACACAGGAGAGGAAATATACGTAGGAGAAGTAAAGATTACAGAGGTAGAGTTGGTAGCTAAGATAGAGAGCCAAGAGGGTATGCCTAAGTTCTCTTTGGGATACGGTGCGTGCTTTGGACACAATGAAACTAAGGCTATATGCATGGCGGTTTTGGATAAGGCTATGCAAACGCAAGAGCCAAAGAATCCCTCTGAAGACAGCGAGTTTGTATTCTATCACATAGACAGCATTGATTCTATGGGCTTTGCCAATCACTACAAGCTTCCTCACTACGTAACTTTTCAATCCGATTTGGACAGGCTAAGGAAGATACAAAGTCAGTTTACGGGAGTTAAAAATGAAGCTTAA
- the rsmG gene encoding 16S rRNA (guanine(527)-N(7))-methyltransferase RsmG → MREEKLEKFSIYLEQLRRWNKVHNLTAIEDPKEIAIRHFLDSLTLTLCFKEKKVKVEGKTFCDVGSGAGFPGVPLSIYYGETLDITLIESVSKKCAFLEFLKAHLDLNYKVFCKRAESLNQQFDYALCRALGKLEDIKPMLLTLAKEGVFIMKGRDIPEGYDYCRITLRDIKDSYIIFIPKIK, encoded by the coding sequence CTGAGGGAGGAGAAATTAGAAAAATTTTCCATTTATCTTGAACAGCTAAGAAGGTGGAACAAGGTTCACAACTTGACCGCTATAGAAGATCCAAAAGAGATAGCCATCAGACACTTTTTAGACTCTTTGACTCTCACGCTCTGTTTTAAGGAAAAGAAAGTAAAGGTTGAAGGTAAAACTTTTTGCGATGTGGGAAGTGGTGCGGGCTTTCCGGGCGTCCCCCTGAGCATATACTACGGAGAAACCTTAGATATAACATTGATAGAGTCTGTTTCAAAGAAGTGTGCGTTTCTGGAGTTCTTAAAAGCTCACTTGGACCTAAACTACAAGGTTTTTTGCAAAAGGGCAGAAAGCTTAAACCAGCAGTTTGATTATGCCTTGTGCAGAGCGTTGGGAAAACTGGAAGATATAAAACCTATGCTTTTGACTTTAGCTAAGGAAGGTGTGTTTATCATGAAGGGGAGAGATATACCAGAAGGATACGATTATTGCAGAATAACTCTGAGAGACATAAAAGACAGCTACATTATTTTCATACCAAAGATCAAATAG
- a CDS encoding phosphonate C-P lyase system protein PhnG, translating into MMDLDFREVVVQMDKRALKRLLNILPMEEVKVKGGPQPGCLMIKAKDCFGVDFCLGEALVFEAEVEYKGIEGYGLVLAEEEEKAVAVAVLEAIFKSEEESLKKKLYRFLSKEKKKIEESWEKERKLIAKTKVQFETMVKR; encoded by the coding sequence ATGATGGATCTGGACTTTAGGGAAGTGGTAGTTCAAATGGACAAAAGGGCTCTGAAAAGGCTTTTGAATATTTTGCCCATGGAGGAGGTAAAGGTAAAGGGGGGACCACAGCCTGGGTGTTTGATGATAAAGGCAAAAGATTGCTTTGGTGTAGATTTCTGTTTGGGAGAGGCACTGGTCTTTGAAGCGGAGGTAGAGTATAAAGGTATTGAGGGCTATGGTTTGGTTTTGGCGGAGGAAGAGGAAAAGGCTGTTGCGGTGGCTGTCTTAGAAGCGATCTTTAAATCGGAGGAGGAAAGCCTAAAGAAAAAACTCTATCGGTTCTTGAGTAAGGAAAAGAAAAAGATCGAAGAAAGCTGGGAAAAAGAGAGAAAGCTTATAGCAAAGACCAAAGTCCAATTTGAAACGATGGTAAAAAGGTAA
- a CDS encoding tRNA (adenine-N1)-methyltransferase — MQIQEGDFVLIQIEDKRFLKRITKGFSINYGKKTLKFEQIIGKEYGSKVEDFYLLKPTLESIILYGFKRKTQIIYPKDAFYIAFKLGIDKHSTVLEFGIGSGALTAVLSQLAGKVIAYEVSQEFYRNALKNWETFGLCKNVEAINTDFAEAEVQEEFFDACFVDVREPWHYLEKVHKVLKKGAVCGFLLPTTNQVSQLLKEAERFFGGLEVLEILLRNYKPVYERLRPEDRMVAHTGYLIFGMKIM, encoded by the coding sequence ATGCAAATCCAAGAGGGGGATTTTGTTTTAATCCAGATTGAAGACAAGAGGTTTTTGAAAAGGATTACAAAGGGATTTAGCATAAACTACGGAAAAAAAACTTTAAAGTTTGAGCAAATTATAGGTAAGGAATATGGTTCAAAGGTAGAGGACTTTTACCTTCTCAAACCTACCTTAGAAAGCATCATACTTTACGGCTTCAAAAGAAAAACCCAGATAATCTATCCAAAGGACGCCTTCTACATAGCCTTTAAACTTGGCATAGACAAGCATTCAACCGTTTTGGAATTTGGAATAGGAAGCGGTGCCCTTACCGCTGTGCTATCCCAATTGGCTGGCAAAGTAATAGCTTACGAAGTATCTCAGGAGTTCTACAGGAACGCTTTGAAAAATTGGGAAACTTTTGGACTGTGTAAGAACGTGGAAGCTATAAACACGGACTTTGCGGAGGCAGAGGTTCAGGAAGAGTTCTTTGATGCGTGCTTTGTGGATGTAAGGGAACCTTGGCACTATCTGGAAAAGGTGCATAAGGTTCTAAAAAAGGGAGCAGTCTGCGGGTTTTTACTACCAACCACCAACCAAGTGTCCCAGCTTTTAAAGGAAGCGGAGAGATTTTTTGGTGGGCTTGAGGTTTTGGAGATTCTTCTCAGAAATTATAAGCCTGTCTATGAGAGACTAAGACCAGAAGATAGGATGGTAGCCCATACAGGCTATTTGATCTTTGGTATGAAAATAATGTAG
- a CDS encoding SCO family protein: MSLLLFSCKKTHEFHGHFYDAPAYDFELTSQEGKRVKLSDFLKENKLVLVFFGYTFCPDVCPAALTTLANTMKELSEKERERVQVLFISVDPERDKPEVLKSYVPFFYPTFIGLTGSPEEIERTAREYKAYYRKVEGQSEGGYLVDHTATIYLITPDKKIKLLYTESKQDPEKMAEDIKYLLKSF, translated from the coding sequence TTGAGCCTTCTTCTGTTTTCCTGCAAAAAAACGCATGAGTTTCATGGTCACTTTTACGATGCACCAGCCTATGACTTTGAGCTAACTTCCCAAGAAGGTAAAAGGGTAAAGCTCTCTGATTTTCTAAAAGAAAACAAGTTAGTTTTGGTCTTTTTTGGCTATACATTCTGTCCTGATGTTTGCCCTGCTGCTTTGACAACCTTGGCAAACACTATGAAAGAATTAAGCGAAAAGGAAAGGGAGAGAGTTCAAGTTCTCTTTATAAGCGTAGATCCAGAAAGAGACAAGCCTGAAGTGCTTAAAAGTTACGTTCCTTTTTTCTATCCAACTTTTATAGGACTTACTGGCTCCCCAGAAGAAATAGAAAGGACAGCAAGGGAATACAAAGCCTACTACAGAAAGGTGGAAGGGCAGTCTGAAGGTGGCTATCTTGTGGATCATACCGCTACCATTTACCTTATAACTCCAGACAAAAAGATAAAGCTTCTTTATACTGAGTCAAAGCAGGATCCAGAAAAGATGGCGGAGGATATAAAATATCTTCTGAAAAGCTTTTAA
- a CDS encoding ATP-binding cassette domain-containing protein, translating to MRVVLRVSNLTKIHGRGCSECLSLTGPEHETNVCRKCGSVVACADVSFELYEGEVLGILGESGSGKSTVIKLLNFEMEPTFGEVYLYDVRGAEWVNGKNLFSLNSYQKRMLKNTVISVVYQNPLLGLNANVSAAGNVAERLLVSGWRNYGFINTRVESLLEKMEFPIQRMKDLPKSLSGGMQQRVQIAKALANEPSILLLDEPTTGLDLSVQARVLDLIRKLHRELNLSMIFVSHDLRVINLLADRVIVMKLGRIVEMGLTDQILNDPQHEYTQLLVSSQL from the coding sequence ATGCGCGTAGTTCTAAGGGTTTCTAATCTGACTAAAATTCACGGTAGAGGCTGTTCAGAGTGTCTTTCCCTTACTGGACCAGAGCACGAAACAAACGTTTGCAGAAAATGTGGCTCTGTAGTTGCCTGCGCCGATGTGTCCTTTGAGCTCTACGAAGGAGAGGTTTTGGGCATTTTGGGAGAAAGCGGTTCCGGAAAAAGCACAGTGATAAAGCTTCTAAACTTTGAAATGGAGCCAACCTTTGGAGAGGTTTATCTTTACGATGTTAGAGGGGCGGAGTGGGTAAATGGTAAGAACCTCTTCTCTCTGAACTCCTACCAAAAAAGGATGCTAAAAAACACGGTCATAAGCGTGGTCTATCAAAATCCATTGCTTGGTCTAAATGCAAACGTAAGCGCCGCGGGAAATGTAGCGGAAAGGCTGCTCGTCTCAGGTTGGAGAAATTACGGCTTCATAAACACCAGAGTTGAATCCCTTTTGGAAAAGATGGAGTTTCCAATTCAAAGGATGAAGGACCTTCCTAAGAGCTTAAGCGGGGGAATGCAACAGAGGGTGCAGATAGCAAAAGCTCTCGCCAACGAGCCTTCTATCCTTCTTCTAGACGAGCCAACCACTGGCTTGGACCTTTCTGTGCAAGCAAGGGTCCTTGACCTGATAAGAAAGCTCCACCGAGAGCTAAACCTTTCAATGATCTTTGTTTCTCACGACTTGAGGGTGATAAACCTTTTGGCGGATAGAGTTATTGTTATGAAGCTTGGGAGAATCGTGGAGATGGGGCTCACAGACCAAATACTCAACGACCCTCAGCACGAATATACACAACTTCTAGTATCATCTCAACTTTAG